In Primulina eburnea isolate SZY01 chromosome 3, ASM2296580v1, whole genome shotgun sequence, one DNA window encodes the following:
- the LOC140825111 gene encoding probable receptor-like protein kinase At1g49730, with product MWFLGFSTSSRRSYLIAGAITLVIVLTIILRKWVVYLESQDDKSLADQSAQKCKEIAPQPISCKIKNYSIRTYSLEELKVATTDFRIRVGVGATSYVYLAELGDGRFGAVKRVMEERGGSQKMFLDEVSVLLRISHPNLVCLMGFCLEKGEQLLLLEYVPRNSLFDRMHTHQGQSAGILSWSDRLSIALDIAYALDYLHSVADPPVIHRDIKSSNVLLIDDSHAKLADFGLCKLGNDPQTAHTPIAVKGSLGYVDTSYLQTGIVSPKSDVYSFGVLLLELITGLRSLQGSFTLAEWTQECRKNCDDVEIMLVKMVDPKLNGKVNVEQLRVLVEVANLALASNSETRPDMAHIAYRILTCIGIKDQLPV from the exons ATGTGGTTTCTTGGTTTCTCCACATCAAGTAGAAGAAGCTATTTGATTGCTGGTGCCATAACTCTAGTCATCGTTCTCACGATCATTTTAAGAAAATGGGTTGTGTATTTGGAGTCTCAAGATGATAAATCTTTAGCGGATCAAAGCGCTCAGAAGTGTAAAGAGATCGCACCACAACCCATTAGCTGTAAAATCAAAAACTATTCGATCAGGACATATTCACTGGAGGAGCTAAAGGTGGCCACGACTGATTTCCGAATTCGGGTCGGGGTCGGAGCGACTTCGTATGTGTACCTTGCAGAgcttggagatggaagatttggTGCGGTGAAAAGGGTGATGGAGGAGAGGGGTGGCAGCCAGAAGATGTTCTTGGATGAAGTCTCGGTTTTGCTTAGGATTTCTCATCCGAATTTGGTGTGCCTGATGGGATTCTGCTTGGAGAAAG GAGAGCAACTTCTACTCCTGGAATACGTCCCAAGAAACAGCCTATTCGACCGAATGCATACCCACCAAGGCCAATCTGCCGGAATCCTAAGCTGGTCCGATCGCCTCAGCATCGCCCTCGACATCGCCTACGCCCTCGACTATCTCCACTCCGTCGCCGATCCTCCTGTCATCCACAGAGACATCAAGTCGTCCAACGTCCTCCTGATTGATGACAGCCACGCAAAACTAGCGGATTTCGGGCTGTGCAAGCTCGGCAACGACCCCCAAACAGCCCACACACCAATTGCGGTAAAGGGTTCCCTCGGCTATGTCGACACAAGTTATCTACAAACCGGAATCGTGTCGCCGAAGAGCGACGTCTATAGCTTCGGGGTTCTACTTCTCGAGCTGATCACCGGGTTGAGATCGTTGCAGGGCTCGTTTACATTGGCTGAATGGACTCAGGAGTGCCGGAAGAATTGTGATGATGTAGAAATAATGTTGGTGAAAATGGTGGATCCGAAACTTAATGGCAAGGTGAATGTGGAACAGTTGCGGGTTTTGGTGGAAGTGGCGAATCTTGCTCTGGCTTCGAACTCGGAAACGAGGCCGGATATGGCACATATTGCTTACAGAATTTTGACCTGTATTGGGATTAAGGATCAGTTGCCAGTCTAG
- the LOC140825110 gene encoding abscisic acid 8'-hydroxylase CYP707A2-like: MESISFCYIFGTFIFSCLLLNRIFKFRSFGKVNLPLPPGSMGWPYVGETFQLYSQNPNAFFASKIKKYGSIFKTHILGCNCVMISSPEAARLVLVSKSNLFKPTFPASKERMLGKQALFFHQGDYHAKLRKLVLRAFMPQAIKNIIPEIESVAESTLESWDGRSITTYQEMKTYTFNVAMLSILGEDEVLYRDDLKRCYHILEKGYNSMPINLPGTLFHKSMKARKELAQILAKIISLRRQMKRDHTDLLGSFMEDSEGLTDEQIADNVIGVIFAARDTTASVLTWILKYLGENPSVLQAVTEEQEGIINSKEELGEEKGLNWEDTKKMPITSRVIQETLRVASILSFTFREAVEDVEFNGYLIPKGWKVLPLFRNIHHNPANFPEPEKFEPSRFEVAPKPNTFMPFGNGIHSCPGNELAKLEILILVHHLTTKYRWSIMDQQNGIQYGPFALPQNGLPISLSRKSPNRT, from the exons ATGGAATCCATCTCGTTTTGTTACATATTCGGAACCTTCATTTTCTCATGCTTACTCCTGAATCGGATCTTTAAATTCCGGTCGTTTGGCAAAGTAAACTTGCCGCTTCCGCCGGGGAGCATGGGCTGGCCTTATGTTGGTGAAACCTTCCAGCTGTACTCGCAGAACCCGAATGCTTTCTTTGCGTCAAAAATCAAGAA gtatggctccatattcAAGACTCACATCTTGGGGTGCAATTGTGTGATGATTTCGAGCCCGGAGGCGGCCAGACTTGTGCTTGTTTCAAAATCCAATCTCTTTAAGCCGACATTTCCTGCTAGCAAAGAGAGGATGTTGGGCAAACAAGCCTTGTTCTTTCACCAGGGAGACTACCATGCCAAGCTGAGGAAGCTTGTTCTACGAGCATTCATGCCCCAAGCGATAAAAAACATCATTCCGGAGATCGAATCGGTTGCGGAAAGCACTTTGGAATCATGGGACGGCAGATCGATCACCACTTACCAGGAAATGAAAACG TACACATTCAATGTGGCAATGCTTTCGATTCTTGGGGAAGATGAAGTTTTGTACAGAGATGATCTCAAGAGATGCTACCACATTCTTGAAAAGGGATACAACTCGATGCCGATTAATCTCCCCGGGACCCTTTTCCACAAGTCAATGAAGGCTAGAAAGGAATTGGCACAAATCTTGGCCAAAATCATCTCACTCAGGAGGCAAATGAAACGTGATCACACCGATTTGCTCGGTTCTTTCATGGAGGATTCCGAAGGTCTAACCGATGAACAAATCGCAGACAATGTCATCGGCGTGATTTTCGCTGCTCGCGACACTACAGCTAGCGTGTTAACTtggattttgaaatatcttggtGAAAACCCAAGTGTTCTGCAAGCTGTCACC GAAGAGCAAGAGGGCATAATTAATTCCAAAGAAGAGCTCGGTGAGGAGAAAGGTTTGAATTGGGAGGACACCAAGAAAATGCCAATCACTTCGAGGGTGATTCAAGAAACACTGAGAGTGGCATCCATCTTGTCTTTTACTTTTCGTGAGGCTGTCGAAGATGTAGAATTCAACG GATATCTAATTCCAAAAGGATGGAAAGTGTTGCCCCTCTTCAGAAATATTCACCACAATCCTGCTAATTTCCCGGAGCCAGAGAAATTCGAACCTTCGAGATTTGAG GTGGCGCCGAAGCCCAATACATTCATGCCATTTGGCAATGGGATTCACTCCTGCCCGGGGAATGAGTTAGCCAAGCTAGAGATTTTAATCCTCGTGCACCATCTCACCACAAAATACAGGTGGAGTATAATGGACCAACAAAATGGAATCCAATATGGGCCCTTTGCTCTTCCCCAGAATGGGTTGCCCATTAGTCTCTCTCGCAAAAGCCCAAACCGGACATGA
- the LOC140825112 gene encoding protein MODIFYING WALL LIGNIN-2-like isoform X1: protein MERLNSHSFVLFSSVTIALGIVSFTLCLAAEFKKSKKEDLRLEGKLCYLPRSAGVELGVMGLIFLVATQVTANLLLISRKFCSTEDITSCKLRMPTLSCALLILSWISFGIAVILISAATSMSRSQQLGQGWLDGKCYLVKDGVYLGSAMLVLMALGSTLGSATIVVRRRQAEENRKVLEGVQE from the exons ATGGAAAGACTAAATAGTCACAGTTTTGTATTGTTCTCCTCTGTCACCATAGCATTAGGCATTGTTTCCTTTACCTTGTGCCTTGCAGCTGAATTCAAGAAATCGAAG AAAGAGGATCTTAGATTGGAGGGAAAGCTGTGTTATTTGCCCAGAAGCGCGGGCGTTGAATTGGGAGTCATGGGTTTAATCTTTCTGGTTGCGACTCAAGTGACGGCAAATTTATTATTGATCTCCAGAAAATTCTGTTCAACAGAGGACATCACCAGCTGTAAACTCAGAATGCCCACTTTATCCTGCGCTTTGTTGATTTTATCTTG GATCAGCTTTGGTATTGCTGTTATTTTAATCAGTGCAGCCACTAGCATGAGCAGAAGTCAGCAGTTGGGGCAAGGTTGGTTGGATGGAAAATGTTACCTAGTCAAAGATGGAGTCTATCTTGGTTCAGCCATGTTGGTTTTGATGGCACTGGGGTCGACCCTCGGCTCAGCCACCATAGTCGTAAGGCGCAGGCAGGCTGAAGAAAACAGAAAGGTTCTTGAAGGAGTTCAAGAATAA
- the LOC140825112 gene encoding protein MODIFYING WALL LIGNIN-2-like isoform X2, with protein MERLNSHSFVLFSSVTIALGIVSFTLCLAAEFKKSKKEDLRLEGKLCYLPRSAGVELGVMGLIFLVATQVTANLLLISRKFCSTEDITSCKLRMPTLSCALLILSCAATSMSRSQQLGQGWLDGKCYLVKDGVYLGSAMLVLMALGSTLGSATIVVRRRQAEENRKVLEGVQE; from the exons ATGGAAAGACTAAATAGTCACAGTTTTGTATTGTTCTCCTCTGTCACCATAGCATTAGGCATTGTTTCCTTTACCTTGTGCCTTGCAGCTGAATTCAAGAAATCGAAG AAAGAGGATCTTAGATTGGAGGGAAAGCTGTGTTATTTGCCCAGAAGCGCGGGCGTTGAATTGGGAGTCATGGGTTTAATCTTTCTGGTTGCGACTCAAGTGACGGCAAATTTATTATTGATCTCCAGAAAATTCTGTTCAACAGAGGACATCACCAGCTGTAAACTCAGAATGCCCACTTTATCCTGCGCTTTGTTGATTTTATCTTG TGCAGCCACTAGCATGAGCAGAAGTCAGCAGTTGGGGCAAGGTTGGTTGGATGGAAAATGTTACCTAGTCAAAGATGGAGTCTATCTTGGTTCAGCCATGTTGGTTTTGATGGCACTGGGGTCGACCCTCGGCTCAGCCACCATAGTCGTAAGGCGCAGGCAGGCTGAAGAAAACAGAAAGGTTCTTGAAGGAGTTCAAGAATAA
- the LOC140825113 gene encoding long-chain-alcohol oxidase FAO4A translates to MANNGAPKCPYSPSQMEVLSALCDTLLPSIDVSRRDQLHESVVEFFGTSASMAGTPLPVANFLGRKVIHPKIYLSRIALTLLSTRIGTCILCGRYSLSRNFPYFQRFSKISADKREKILVSWSRSFFFLLRVLYSAIKIFTLLVFFTQVNEKNENISWKAIGYCGPDPNLKTQNVKAKTMQEEDACEEKLNGPLYKGIVDLNQARTSNLDKLQNFGFPISMANSINPRMKSLNPSFGIKCDAVVIGSGSGGGVVAGVLAKAGYKVIVLEKGRYLARNNLSLLEGEALDQMYLGNGISGTENMDVLLLAGSTVGGGSTVNWSASIQTPPHVTKEWSENHGLELFDSKDFAKALDVVCQKMGVQSEFKQEGFNGMVLRKGCENLGYPIRKIPNNAPSDHSCGWCCLGCKEGKKRGTSETWLVDLVESGNGAILPECEAVKVITDKRNGRKRAIGVAFTFLNKGVKEVAILESGVTVVSCGAILTPPLLKRSGLKNPNIGKNLHLHPAVLAWGYFPESDSPDSWPEGEKKSYNGRILTNMSTVVANFEDSGYGAVIQTPALHPGMFSVLMPWLSGTDIKQRMLKFSRTAHLFALARDKGSGAVVSPTHISYKLEKSDREILSEGVDRALRILAAAGAEEIGTHHNKGRVLKVKEADSKELDAFVREESLRPLKNLETPICSAHQMGSCRMGVNPKESAVRPNGETWEVEGLFVADTSVFPTALGVNPMVTVQAIAYCTAQSVLEVLGKGRVELASNP, encoded by the exons ATGGCCAACAATGGTGCTCCCAAATGCCCCTATTCTCCCTCCCAGATGGAGGTTCTTTCTGCTTTGTGCGACACTTTGTTGCCCTCTATTGATGTTTCTCGCAGAGATCAACTCCATGAATCCGTCGTCGAATTCTTTGGAACTTCAGCTTCCATGGCTGGAACTCCGCTGCCT GTTGCGAATTTTCTTGGACGAAAAGTAATACACCCGAAGATTTATTTGAGCAGAATTGCATTAACATTGCTGTCGACGAGAATAGGGACTTGTATACTGTGTGGGAGATATAGTTTATCCAGAAACTTTCCCTATTTTCAGAGATTTTCAAAGATTTCAGCTGATAAGAGAGAGAAGATTTTGGTTTCGTGGTCACGGAGCTTTTTTTTCCTCTTGAGAGTCCTGTATTCCGCCATCAAGATCTTCACTCTCCTAGTTTTTTTTACTCag GTGAACGAGAAAAATGAGAATATTTCTTGGAAAGCCATAGGCTACTGCGGCCCGGATCCAAACCTCAAAACTCAGAATGTGAAGGCCAAAACCATGCAAGAAGAAGATGCGTGTGAAGAAAAATTGAATGGACCGCTTTACAAAGGAATCGTCGATTTGAACCAAGCAAGAACGTCAAACCTGGACAAGTTACAAAACTTTGGGTTCCCTATTTCTATGGCGAATTCAATAAACCCGAGAATGAAGTCGCTGAACCCATCGTTCGGCATCAAATGTGATGCTGTGGTGATCGGTTCAGGTTCAGGAGGCGGAGTTGTGGCTGGTGTTCTTGCAAAAGCTGGCTACAAAGTGATAGTTCTTGAAAAGGGGAGATATTTGGCCAGAAATAATCTCTCGCTGCTTGAGGGGGAGGCGCTGGATCAAATGTACCTAGGAAATGGAATTTCTGGGACAGAAAATATGGACGTTCTTTTGCTTGCAGGATCAACAGTAGGCGGTGGATCGACAGTAAATTGGTCGGCCTCGATCCAAACCCCACCGCATGTTACAAAAGAATGGAGTGAAAACCATGGACTAGAATTGTTTGACAGCAAAGATTTTGCCAAGGCATTGGATGTTGTGTGCCAAAAAATGGGAGTTCAATCTGAATTCAAGCAAGAAGGATTCAATGGCATGGTTTTGAGAAAAGGGTGTGAGAATTTAGGGTACCCCATTCGAAAGATCCCGAATAACGCGCCTTCGGATCATTCCTGCGGCTGGTGCTGCCTCGGTTGTAAAGAAGGGAAGAAGAGAGGTACTTCAGAGACATGGCTAGTGGATTTGGTTGAGTCGGGGAATGGTGCAATTCTTCCTGAATGTGAAGCTGTAAAAGTGATCACGGATAAAAGAAACGGCAGAAAAAGGGCCATCGGTGTAGCTTTTACGTTCCTAAATAAAGGGGTGAAAGAAGTCGCAATCTTGGAGTCAGGTGTTACCGTGGTTTCATGTGGGGCGATTCTTACACCCCCATTGCTAAAACGAAGTGGGCTAAAGAATCCAAACATAGGGAAGAATCTACATCTTCATCCTGCCGTATTAGCATGGGGTTACTTTCCTGAATCAGATTCACCTGATTCATGGCCTGAGGGAGAGAAAAAAAGCTACAACGGTAGAATTTTGACAAATATGTCGACAGTTGTGGCGAATTTCGAAGATTCGGGATACGGGGCAGTGATTCAGACACCGGCATTGCACCCTGGAATGTTCTCTGTACTAATGCCATGGCTTTCTGGTACAGATATAAAACAGCGGATGCTTAAATTTTCAAGAACTGCTCACCTATTTGCTCTTGCCAGAGATAAAGGTTCGGGCGCTGTAGTGTCGCCGACTCATATAAGTTACAAATTGGAGAAATCCGATCGAGAAATTCTGAGCGAAGGAGTAGACAGAGCACTGAGGATATTAGCAGCAGCCGGTGCCGAGGAAATCGGGACACATCACAACAAAGGGAGAGTCTTGAAAGTGAAGGAAGCCGATTCAAAGGAATTGGATGCGTTTGTGAGGGAGGAAAGTTTAAGGCCATTGAAGAATTTGGAAACACCTATATGTTCAGCACATCAGATGGGAAGTTGCCGAATGGGGGTCAACCCGAAGGAGTCAGCTGTACGTCCCAATGGGGAGACTTGGGAAGTAGAAGGACTTTTCGTTGCGGATACAAGCGTTTTTCCGACCGCTTTGGGGGTAAATCCGATGGTCACGGTTCAGGCAATTGCTTACTGCACTGCTCAGTCAGTTCTTGAGGTCCTTGGCAAGGGAAGAGTTGAATTAGCTAGCAATCCTTGA
- the LOC140827964 gene encoding NDR1/HIN1-like protein 12, with protein sequence MSSLTTPMLKSGHFHRTTPHHTSPLIWGVAIICAILAVAVIIAGVTLFIGYLVIKPKVPQISVTSAQLDAIYFDQASLLTVQVTIVIESENRNAKASVSFYETRYGLSFRGQNIAYLAANTYGLGPNKTTVFNYVSQSTPIPLNPDEAESVNWSLNRKIINFELKGNTKTRWRVGLIGSVKFWLHLDCMLQLPVNGTPIFPRCSSRSQ encoded by the coding sequence ATGTCCTCTCTCACCACACCAATGTTAAAATCGGGCCATTTCCACCGAACCACCCCACACCACACCAGCCCCTTAATCTGGGGCGTTGCCATAATCTGCGCCATACTCGCGGTCGCCGTGATCATCGCCGGAGTAACTCTATTCATCGGCTACCTTGTCATCAAACCAAAGGTTCCACAAATAAGCGTCACCAGCGCACAGCTTGACGCCATATACTTCGACCAAGCCAGCTTGCTGACAGTACAGGTAACCATAGTGATCGAATCCGAAAACCGTAACGCGAAAGCCAGTGTTAGTTTTTACGAGACGAGATACGGGTTGAGTTTCCGGGGCCAGAATATAGCGTATCTGGCGGCGAATACGTATGGTTTGGGCCCGAATAAGACGACGGTGTTCAACTATGTTTCACAGTCCACTCCGATTCCGTTGAATCCAGATGAAGCGGAGTCTGTGAACTGGTCGTTGAATCGAAAGATTATTAATTTTGAGCTGAAAGGGAACACCAAAACGAGATGGAGAGTGGGGTTAATCGGTTCTGTGAAATTCTGGTTGCATTTGGATTGCATGCTGCAGTTGCCTGTGAATGGGACTCCCATATTCCCTCGTTGTAGCTCTAGGTCTCAATGA
- the LOC140825114 gene encoding pentatricopeptide repeat-containing protein At3g14330, whose product MVVSSVCLSTNLTITSPPKLHFQNQPRNSTLKYLSKSGKLDEALHLLLESQQLTIESYTSLLHACISRKALLHGQRLYLHLLESKHHKDLLKNPTLNSKFITLFSACGRLDDAFRAFRQGIEEMGCVGESVYVAMAIGFSKNGNFNEALLVYCEMLSKGIEPGNFAFSVALKACSSLLDSGFGKSVHAQVLKAVGEPDQVVNNALLKFYSECGTFEEVSRLFDDMPDRDVATWNALIVGFFKKHQVSEGFETFRRMQKEGVGFSWVSLTTILAACTRLTSLYIGKEVHARILKSEECPDVLVMNALLDLYAKCGAMENCRKVFDRMTSKDLTSWNTLINGYAVSGWIQGAISAFEEMTEARYVADEVTFISLLSGCSHSGMVEEGRVLFDRMSSEFRIDPKLEHYACLVDTLGRAGKIEEALDVVKKMPMKPSGSIWGSLLNSCRLHGYVSLAEVIAKVLFKIEPYNAGNYVILSNIYANARMWDKVEMVRELMEKSEIKKEAGCSWVHIRDKVHSFVAGGGFEFRNTDEYRIVFYELSKEMERRGYVPDTGVVLHDINKEMKVEWVCGHSERLATIYALIHGGSGLPVRITKNLRVCADCHTWMKYASEVSRRRIILRDTNRFHHFNEGKCSCNDYW is encoded by the coding sequence ATGGTGGTTTCCAGTGTCTGCCTCTCCACAAATTTGACCATCACTTCACCTCCTAAACttcatttccaaaatcaacCACGAAATTCTACTCTCAAGTATCTCTCGAAATCTGGTAAACTCGATGAAGCGCTTCACCTATTACTGGAATCCCAGCAGCTAACAATCGAGTCCTACACTTCTCTCTTACACGCTTGCATTTCCAGAAAAGCTTTGCTCCATGGACAGAGACTCTACCTTCATCTTCTGGAATCCAAACATCACAAGGATCTTCTCAAGAATCCCACCTTAAATTCTAAGTTCATCACTCTTTTCTCAGCTTGCGGCCGGTTGGATGACGCGTTTCGGGCGTTTAGACAGGGAATTGAGGAGATGGGTTGTGTTGGGGAGTCGGTTTACGTGGCTATGGCTATTGGGTTTTCGAAAAATGGGAATTTTAATGAGGCTTTACTCGTTTATTGTGAAATGTTGTCGAAGGGAATCGAGCCGGGGAACTTTGCATTTTCGGTTGCGTTGAAGGCTTGTTCGAGTTTGTTAGATTCAGGTTTTGGTAAATCGGTGCATGCTCAGGTTCTGAAGGCCGTTGGAGAGCCTGATCAAGTGGTCAACAATGCACTTTTGAAGTTTTATTCAGAATGCGGGACTTTTGAGGAGGTTTCACGGTTGTTTGACGATATGCCTGACCGAGATGTTGCTACTTGGAATGCGTTAATTGTTGGGTTCTTTAAGAAACATCAGGTGTCTGAAGGTTTTGAAACTTTTCGACGAATGCAGAAGGAAGGCGTTGGATTTAGTTGGGTTAGTTTGACGACAATTCTTGCCGCTTGTACTCGGCTGACCTCACTTTATATTGGTAAAGAAGTTCATGCGCGAATTTTAAAATCAGAGGAATGCCCTGACGTTCTTGTGATGAATGCGCTTTTGGATTTGTACGCTAAATGTGGAGCCATGGAGAATTGTAGGAAAGTTTTTGATAGAATGACATCCAAAGACTTGACATCCTGGAATACTTTGATCAACGGTTATGCAGTCAGTGGTTGGATTCAAGGAGCCATTTCAGCTTTTGAAGAAATGACGGAAGCTAGATATGTTGCGGATGAGGTGACATTCATCTCATTGTTATCAGGTTGCAGTCATTCCGGGATGGTAGAAGAGGGTCGAGTCCTCTTTGATAGAATGAGTTCCGAGTTCAGAATAGATCCTAAGTTGGAGCATTACGCTTGTTTGGTGGATACGTTAGGCAGAGCCGGGAAAATAGAAGAGGCATTAGATGTGGTTAAGAAAATGCCTATGAAGCCGAGCGGCAGCATCTGGGGATCGTTGCTCAATTCTTGTAGGTTGCACGGTTATGTTTCACTGGCAGAAGTCATAGCAAAAGTTCTGTTTAAGATTGAACCGTACAATGCTGGAAATTATGTTATATTATCAAACATATATGCGAATGCTAGGATGTGGGACAAAGTTGAAATGGTGAGAGAACTGATGGAGAAGAGTGAAATCAAGAAAGAAGCTGGCTGCAGTTGGGTACATATTCGAGACAAAGTACACAGTTTTGTGGCTGGTGGAGGTTTTGAGTTTCGAAATACAGATGAGTATAGAATTGTATTTTATGAATTGTCAAAAGAAATGGAGAGAAGAGGGTATGTACCTGATACAGGAGTCGTGCTTCATGACATAAACAAGGAAATGAAGGTAGAGTGGGTGTGTGGTCACAGTGAAAGGCTTGCCACAATATATGCATTAATACATGGTGGCTCAGGATTACCTGTCAGGATCACAAAAAATCTTCGTGTTTGTGCAGATTGTCATACTTGGATGAAGTATGCGTCTGAAGTAAGTCGGAGGAGAATCATATTAAGAGACACAAATCGGTTCCATCATTTTAATGAAGGAAAATGCTCTTGCAATGACTATTGGTGA
- the LOC140825115 gene encoding protein GAMETE EXPRESSED 1-like produces the protein MDPRTRKPYSYFIFTLVLLSQTCLSWSWFFSSREKIENSNKFSGNKVMDRNGNSEFSIESFNDPNGFALVENARNKMLAPNSCWQAAYQKVFEGCSKTLADEESRTRLAWHLSDCFQRLTGRPPLPHCDGNSVMKKCLKNLDVDSHKIFLEYFLETNSICHQLQADTFKYQTERLVNELKSSAEYAELKLDEIERHGVELLQNSRHVHDSLGLIDQRTQQVAETSRNVEDRVNSVLKYSEVVYKQSKIVAASQAELSKSQDKMKDSLEEGMVVIQNSYNNLGLEITNLKNEAVEIEKEIGRVGDAMFSKMITLQSKADDIGNMAVTSLDKQKQLLDGQSVALEGLHFLTGFQSQALEESRTTLEKLAEFGHKQQEKLLVKQKELYESHDHLVENSKLILAAQKAFESKQASMFVAIDKLFALHSAMLFESRVIIAFLVYSVAIFIIYMLTSVKQAYSVRHRLYLGLCLTFSVEVSILWYMTANIEHQGKMIYTVRSLSVILASVQYLYAILTYRDYELLNHKMLLMLMEKINTMQGNKEMLSFEMDIDSEVNWSSWVDTDLPEDVDMLEDPDYAYPEEIEDSSSLTSSSTRRYNLRQRH, from the exons ATGGATCCTCGAACTCGGAAACCTTACTCGTATTTCATCTTCACCTTAGTGTTGCTTTCACAAACATGCTTGTCATGGAGTTGGTTCTTTTCGTCTAGGGAAAAGATCGAGAATAGCAATAAATTTTCTGGGAACAAGGTGATGGATAGAAATGGCAATTCTGAATTTTCCATAGAATCATTCAACGACCCGAATGGGTTTGCATTGGTCGAGAATGCTAGGAACAAAATGCTCGCCCCAAATTCTTGCTGGCAAGCTGCTTATCAGAAGGTATTTGAAGGATGTTCAAAGACTCTTGCTGATGAAGAGTCGAGGACTAGATTAGCTTGGCATTTGAGCGATTGCTTTCAACGCCTCACGGGTCGTCCCCCACTTCCTCATTGTGACGGAAATTCGGTAATGAAGAAATGTCTGAAAAATCTTGATGTGGATTCTCACAAGATTTTTCTTGAATACTTTCTTGAAACCAACTCAATCTGCCATCAGTTACA GGCTGACACGTTTAAGTATCAAACAGAACGATTGGTAAATGAGCTGAAGAGTTCTGCGGAATATGCAGAACTGAAGTTGGACGAGATAGAGCGACATGGGGTGGAATTACTGCAGAATTCGAGACATGTGCATGACTCATTGGGTTTGATCGATCAGCGAACTCAGCAAGTTGCAGAAACGTCGAGGAATGTTGAAGATCGTGTTAACTCGGTTTTGAAGTATTCTGAAGTAGTTTATAAGCAATCTAAGATAGTAGCAGCTTCTCAAGCAGAGTTAAGTAAAAGTCAAGACAAAATGAAGGACAGTTTGGAAGAAGGAATGGTGGTAATTCAAAATTCTTATAATAATTTGGGTCTAGAAATCACAAATTTGAAAAACGAAGCTGTTGAAATCGAGAAGGAGATTGGAAGAGTTGGGGATGCAATGTTTTCAAAGATGATAACTTTGCAGAGTAAGGCCGATGATATCGGGAATATGGCAGTGACGTCTTTGGATAAACAGAAACAACTTCTTGACGGCCAGTCTGTGGCTCTTGAAGGTCTCCATTTTCTAACAGGGTTTCAGTCGCAGGCCCTTGAAGAAAGCAG GACGACTCTTGaaaagttggcagaatttgGGCACAAACAGCAAGAGAAACTACTGGTAAAGCAAAAAGAACTTTACGAATCTCATGACCATCTAGTTGAGAATTCAAAACTTATATTAGCAGCTCAG AAAGCTTTCGAGTCCAAACAGGCAAGCATGTTTGTTGCCATAGACAAGCTGTTTGCCTTGCACAGCGCAATGTTGTTTGAATCTCGAGTGATCATAGCCTTTTTGGTTTACTCAGTTGCAATCTTCATCATCTACATGTTAACTAGTGTCAAACAAGCTTACAGTGTCAGACACAGGCTGTACTTAG GGCTGTGTTTGACGTTCTCGGTAGAAGTAAGTATACTTTGGTACATGACAGCCAACATTGAACATCAAGGAAAGATGATATATACAGTTAGATCACTTTCCGTTATTCTTGCATCAGTGCAGTATCTGTACGCCATTTTAACATACAG AGATTATGAACTGCTGAACCATAAAATGCTGTTGATGCTAATGGAGAAGATAAACACTATGCAAGGGAATAAAGAGATGCTATCATTTGAAATGGATATTGACAGTGAGGTAAATTGGTCATCATGGGTCGATACAGATTTACCTGAAGATGTAGATATGTTAGAGGACCCTGATTATGCATACCCCGAGGAGattgaggatagttcttctttGACTAGTTCAAGTACAAGGCGATATAACCTCAGGCAGCGTCATTAA